A part of Legionella sainthelensi genomic DNA contains:
- a CDS encoding cation transporter, translating to MQNLISDDFRKEQKLIKISIALTTVMGLIGILIGTHIDSTAITIDGMYCSIGIFSTYLIFLASQKMNLHYSKKFQFGYYKLEPLVILGEGALIIGSCAFALTSAIRDIIHLHYVKNFLLPAFYQGIAACACFLMAFLFYRFARPRNNQLLLSQGLVWFIDGLQSIMLSIAFFLGVILNGTAYAFIIPYIDPVLVICLIFIIIREPIKLLKINSEELLDVMSDQQLGNKIDRIVYKHFKERNLDKFITKIFIRKAGRAIFVHIIILPEIMLPLTSLRQIKTELIEKLNQPCLYLFISI from the coding sequence ATGCAAAACTTAATTTCGGATGATTTTCGAAAAGAGCAGAAGCTTATAAAGATTTCTATTGCCCTCACTACTGTTATGGGATTAATAGGGATCCTTATTGGAACACATATTGATTCTACCGCGATTACCATTGATGGAATGTATTGTTCGATAGGGATTTTTAGCACCTATTTGATTTTTCTGGCCAGTCAGAAAATGAACTTACATTATTCTAAAAAATTTCAGTTTGGGTACTATAAACTTGAACCACTAGTGATTCTAGGTGAAGGTGCATTGATTATAGGTTCTTGTGCTTTTGCTTTAACCTCTGCTATAAGAGACATCATTCATTTACATTATGTCAAAAATTTCCTTTTGCCGGCTTTTTATCAAGGGATCGCTGCTTGTGCATGTTTCTTGATGGCATTTCTTTTTTATCGTTTCGCAAGACCCAGGAATAATCAGTTGTTATTATCCCAAGGGCTTGTGTGGTTTATTGATGGGTTACAAAGTATTATGTTGAGCATTGCATTTTTTTTGGGTGTCATCCTTAATGGCACTGCATATGCTTTTATTATTCCTTATATTGATCCTGTGCTGGTGATCTGTTTAATTTTTATCATCATACGCGAACCGATTAAATTATTGAAAATTAATTCCGAGGAGCTTTTGGATGTAATGTCCGATCAGCAATTGGGCAATAAAATTGATCGTATTGTTTACAAACATTTCAAAGAGAGGAATTTAGATAAATTTATTACGAAAATATTCATAAGAAAAGCAGGAAGGGCTATTTTTGTCCATATTATTATATTGCCTGAAATCATGCTCCCACTTACTTCATTACGACAAATAAAAACAGAACTTATAGAGAAATTAAATCAACCCTGCCTTTACTTATTTATTTCTATATAG